In Vespa crabro chromosome 7, iyVesCrab1.2, whole genome shotgun sequence, a single window of DNA contains:
- the LOC124425820 gene encoding abscission/NoCut checkpoint regulator isoform X2 produces MESPPSDSSETPLAPIDIVRKLDSLENPAKPPIVMYTHANHWDKFKTGMEPADQEIVDRLRKLKGEDNKVRLPSIEEIKRRLAILKDEEPEEKTINIHQVDSRTDQEKTDDLIKEYLERLKLSSKSNADKEIEARLRALQDINNSKSNSSQSHSCNDFDDEDEHAVTKKIIEKAMAEVALEQKYDDLDELEEMEVETGTPNDDEDEKPSCVMCDQTVDLMKCKGCSGDLYCSICFEDNHDDFEMKKHKKVPFKPTNGMIPE; encoded by the exons ATGGAATCTCCACCTTCTGATTCTTCAGAGACTCCTTTAGCTCCAATTGACATTGTAAGGAA aTTGGATTCTTTAGAAAATCCAGCTAAGCCTCCTATCGTTATGTACACTCATGCGAATCATTGGGATAAATTTAAAACTGGTATGGAGCCTGCCGATCAAGAAATAGTAGATCGATTGAGAAAATTGAAAGGAGAAGATAATAAAGTACGACTTCCTAGCATAGAAGAGATCAAGAGAAGGTTGGCAATATTGAAAGACGAAGAACCCGAAGAGAAAACCATAAAT ATTCATCAAGTAGATAGCAGAACGGATCAAGAGAAAACTGacgatttaataaaagaatatcttGAAAGACTTAAATTATCTTCGAAAAGCAATGCCGATAAAGAAATTGAAGCACGACTGCGAGCGCtacaagatattaataattctaaatct AACTCCAGTCAAAGTCATAGTTGTAATGACTTTGATGACGAAGATGAACATGCTGTGACgaagaaaatcattgaaaaagcAATGGCTGAAGTAGCTCTTGAACAAAAATATGACGACCTGGATGAACTTGAAGAAATGGAAGTAGAG acTGGAACTCCAAACGATGACGAAGATGAAAAACCTTCCTGCGTGATGTGCGATCAAACGGTTGATTTGATGAAATGCAAAGGGTGCAGTGGTGATCTTTACTGTTCAATATGTTTCGAAGATAACCACGATGactttgaaatgaaaaagcaCAAAAAAGTGCCTTTTAAGCCTACGAACGGGATGATTccagaataa
- the LOC124425556 gene encoding sodium-dependent nutrient amino acid transporter 1-like isoform X1, which produces MRHSKSKSNDIDNERTSGIFTLSVVSDNRNNLDIGTSMTVLVSDQTEKERAQWGSELQFLMSCVAFSVGLGNIWRFPYTAYENGGGAFLIPYIIVLFIIGKPLYYMEMILGQFSSRSCIDIWSLSPAFKGIGYGVTVSVFGVVTYYSALMALIMYYLIASFQSVLPWSYCWDDWGDICLDTTLTTNQTDNSNKSSSAELYFRKVVLNETNIENGLGTPSWKLVLSLLASWLFIFGVISKGVKSSGKVSYFLALFPYIIMICLLIRGVTLNGAVNGIIFLFEPTWNKIFDPSVWYAAVTQSFFSLGVCFGAVTMYSSYNNFDHNVSRDCMIVTTMDLCTSLMAGTTIFGILGNLAYEIGSDDISNVVRAGTGLAFISYPEALAKFTTAQQLFSVLFFLMLFVLGIGTIVAFSNVIISIIKDQFPHISQWKISACFCFISFLVSIIYCTPGGQYILNLIDYFCGTFIIVILASFEVIAISWIYGIDNFIDDIEFMCGTRPSFYWRLCWGILTPISLLVILIYFLFSMTPLTYNDEYYPDAAYAAGWILLIFGSAQLPIWMIIAIINNKNTSLSVAFMSKDNWGPKNKKKYKEWKDFKELKRNSNIGRSKLIRFLFGRQ; this is translated from the exons atgCGACATTCTAAGTCTAAG AGCAATGACATCGATAACGAAAGGACATCTGGTATATTCACACTATCTGTTGTAtcagataatagaaataatctcGATATTGGG ACTTCAATGACCGTGTTGGTGTCTGAtcaaacagagaaagagagagctcaATGGGGAAgtgaattacaatttttaatgtcTTGTGTGGCTTTTTCCGTTGGCCTTGGAAATATTTGGAGATTTCCATATACGGCATATGAAAATGGCGGCGGAGCCTTCTTAATACCCTATATAATAGTTCTTTTCATAATAGGAAAACCACTTTATTACATGGAAATGATTTTGGGACAATTTAGTAGTCGTTCTTGTATCGATATTTGGTCGTTATCACCAGCTTTCAAAG GTATTGGTTATGGCGTTACCGTTTCAGTATTTGGAGTAGTCACATATTATTCAGCTCTTATGGCGTTGATAATGTATTACTTGATAGCAAGTTTTCAATCTGTACTTCCATGGTCTTATTGTTGGGACGATTGGGGTGACATTTGTTTGGATACTACATTGACGACGAATCAGACggacaatagcaataaaagTAGCTCGGCTGAGTTATACTTTag GAAAGTAGTTCTAAACGAAACCAATATAGAAAACGGACTAGGAACACCATCTTGGAAATtagtattgtcattattagcAAGCtggttatttatttttggtgTAATATCGAAAGGTGTAAAAAGTAGTGGAaaagtttcttattttttagcTTTGTTTCCTTACATCATTATGATTTGCCTGTTGATAAGAGGTGTAACTTTGAATGGTGCCGTTAACggtataatctttttattcgaaCCAACGTggaataaaatctttgatccATCGGTCTGGTATGCAGCTGTTAcacaatcatttttttctcttggcgTTTGTTTCGGTGCCGTCACCATGTATTCGTCttataataactttgatcATAACGTATCGAG AGATTGCATGATAGTGACCACAATGGATCTCTGTACCAGTTTAATGGCTGGTACCACAATATTTGGTATATTAGGCAATCTAGCTTACGAAATTGGTAGCGATGATATCAGTAACGTAGTAAGAGCTGGAACTGGTTTGGCATTTATTTCATATCCTGAAGCATTAGCCAAGTTCACGACCGCTCAACAACTTttctctgttcttttctttctaatgcTCTTTGTCTTAGGCATCGGTACGATAGTTGCCTTTAGTAATGTCATCATCAGTATTATTAAGGATCAATTTCCTCATATCAGTCAATGGAAGATATCTGCTTGCTTCTGTTTCATTAGCTTTCTGGTTAGCATCATTTATTGTACTCCA GGTGGACAATATATCCTCAacttaattgattatttttgcGGAACGTTTATTATAGTCATACTTGCATCGTTCGAAGTAATTGCGATATCATGGATATacg gtatcgataatttcattGACGACATCGAATTTATGTGCGGTACCAGACCATCCTTTTATTGGAGACTTTGTTGGGGTATTTTGACGCCGATATCTTTGcttgttattctaatatattttctatttagtATGACACCGTTGACCTATAACGATGAGTATTATCCTGATGCTGCGTACg cTGCTGGTTGGATACTTCTGATTTTTGGTTCAGCTCAACTTCCTATATGGATgattattgcaattataaacaataaaaatacatcACTGTCTGTt GCATTTATGTCGAAAGATAATTGGGGaccaaaaaataagaaaaaatataaagaatggaaagatttcaaagaattgaaaagaaattctaatattggacgatcgaaattaattcgatttttatttggtagacaatga
- the LOC124425820 gene encoding abscission/NoCut checkpoint regulator isoform X1, whose protein sequence is MSCNTCQTKFSFFKKEHACPTCGFSHCSKCLKYQHNVPSKTVKKICGRCYHKNKSINKLSNNMESPPSDSSETPLAPIDIVRKLDSLENPAKPPIVMYTHANHWDKFKTGMEPADQEIVDRLRKLKGEDNKVRLPSIEEIKRRLAILKDEEPEEKTINIHQVDSRTDQEKTDDLIKEYLERLKLSSKSNADKEIEARLRALQDINNSKSNSSQSHSCNDFDDEDEHAVTKKIIEKAMAEVALEQKYDDLDELEEMEVETGTPNDDEDEKPSCVMCDQTVDLMKCKGCSGDLYCSICFEDNHDDFEMKKHKKVPFKPTNGMIPE, encoded by the exons ATGTCGTGTAATACGTGTCAAACGAAGTTTTCATTCTTTAAAAAGGAA CATGCTTGTCCTACTTGTGGTTTCTCACATTGTAGCAAGTGTCTAAAATATCAACATAATGTACCAAGTAAAACAGTAAAGAAGATCTGTGGACGTTGTTACCACAAGaataaatctataaataaattaagtaaCAATATGGAATCTCCACCTTCTGATTCTTCAGAGACTCCTTTAGCTCCAATTGACATTGTAAGGAA aTTGGATTCTTTAGAAAATCCAGCTAAGCCTCCTATCGTTATGTACACTCATGCGAATCATTGGGATAAATTTAAAACTGGTATGGAGCCTGCCGATCAAGAAATAGTAGATCGATTGAGAAAATTGAAAGGAGAAGATAATAAAGTACGACTTCCTAGCATAGAAGAGATCAAGAGAAGGTTGGCAATATTGAAAGACGAAGAACCCGAAGAGAAAACCATAAAT ATTCATCAAGTAGATAGCAGAACGGATCAAGAGAAAACTGacgatttaataaaagaatatcttGAAAGACTTAAATTATCTTCGAAAAGCAATGCCGATAAAGAAATTGAAGCACGACTGCGAGCGCtacaagatattaataattctaaatct AACTCCAGTCAAAGTCATAGTTGTAATGACTTTGATGACGAAGATGAACATGCTGTGACgaagaaaatcattgaaaaagcAATGGCTGAAGTAGCTCTTGAACAAAAATATGACGACCTGGATGAACTTGAAGAAATGGAAGTAGAG acTGGAACTCCAAACGATGACGAAGATGAAAAACCTTCCTGCGTGATGTGCGATCAAACGGTTGATTTGATGAAATGCAAAGGGTGCAGTGGTGATCTTTACTGTTCAATATGTTTCGAAGATAACCACGATGactttgaaatgaaaaagcaCAAAAAAGTGCCTTTTAAGCCTACGAACGGGATGATTccagaataa
- the LOC124425556 gene encoding sodium-dependent nutrient amino acid transporter 1-like isoform X2: protein MRHSKSKSNDIDNERTSGIFTLSVVSDNRNNLDIGTSMTVLVSDQTEKERAQWGSELQFLMSCVAFSVGLGNIWRFPYTAYENGGGAFLIPYIIVLFIIGKPLYYMEMILGQFSSRSCIDIWSLSPAFKGIGYGVTVSVFGVVTYYSALMALIMYYLIASFQSVLPWSYCWDDWGDICLDTTLTTNQTDNSNKSSSAELYFRKVVLNETNIENGLGTPSWKLVLSLLASWLFIFGVISKGVKSSGKVSYFLALFPYIIMICLLIRGVTLNGAVNGIIFLFEPTWNKIFDPSVWYAAVTQSFFSLGVCFGAVTMYSSYNNFDHNVSRDCMIVTTMDLCTSLMAGTTIFGILGNLAYEIGSDDISNVVRAGTGLAFISYPEALAKFTTAQQLFSVLFFLMLFVLGIGTIVAFSNVIISIIKDQFPHISQWKISACFCFISFLGGQYILNLIDYFCGTFIIVILASFEVIAISWIYGIDNFIDDIEFMCGTRPSFYWRLCWGILTPISLLVILIYFLFSMTPLTYNDEYYPDAAYAAGWILLIFGSAQLPIWMIIAIINNKNTSLSVAFMSKDNWGPKNKKKYKEWKDFKELKRNSNIGRSKLIRFLFGRQ from the exons atgCGACATTCTAAGTCTAAG AGCAATGACATCGATAACGAAAGGACATCTGGTATATTCACACTATCTGTTGTAtcagataatagaaataatctcGATATTGGG ACTTCAATGACCGTGTTGGTGTCTGAtcaaacagagaaagagagagctcaATGGGGAAgtgaattacaatttttaatgtcTTGTGTGGCTTTTTCCGTTGGCCTTGGAAATATTTGGAGATTTCCATATACGGCATATGAAAATGGCGGCGGAGCCTTCTTAATACCCTATATAATAGTTCTTTTCATAATAGGAAAACCACTTTATTACATGGAAATGATTTTGGGACAATTTAGTAGTCGTTCTTGTATCGATATTTGGTCGTTATCACCAGCTTTCAAAG GTATTGGTTATGGCGTTACCGTTTCAGTATTTGGAGTAGTCACATATTATTCAGCTCTTATGGCGTTGATAATGTATTACTTGATAGCAAGTTTTCAATCTGTACTTCCATGGTCTTATTGTTGGGACGATTGGGGTGACATTTGTTTGGATACTACATTGACGACGAATCAGACggacaatagcaataaaagTAGCTCGGCTGAGTTATACTTTag GAAAGTAGTTCTAAACGAAACCAATATAGAAAACGGACTAGGAACACCATCTTGGAAATtagtattgtcattattagcAAGCtggttatttatttttggtgTAATATCGAAAGGTGTAAAAAGTAGTGGAaaagtttcttattttttagcTTTGTTTCCTTACATCATTATGATTTGCCTGTTGATAAGAGGTGTAACTTTGAATGGTGCCGTTAACggtataatctttttattcgaaCCAACGTggaataaaatctttgatccATCGGTCTGGTATGCAGCTGTTAcacaatcatttttttctcttggcgTTTGTTTCGGTGCCGTCACCATGTATTCGTCttataataactttgatcATAACGTATCGAG AGATTGCATGATAGTGACCACAATGGATCTCTGTACCAGTTTAATGGCTGGTACCACAATATTTGGTATATTAGGCAATCTAGCTTACGAAATTGGTAGCGATGATATCAGTAACGTAGTAAGAGCTGGAACTGGTTTGGCATTTATTTCATATCCTGAAGCATTAGCCAAGTTCACGACCGCTCAACAACTTttctctgttcttttctttctaatgcTCTTTGTCTTAGGCATCGGTACGATAGTTGCCTTTAGTAATGTCATCATCAGTATTATTAAGGATCAATTTCCTCATATCAGTCAATGGAAGATATCTGCTTGCTTCTGTTTCATTAGCTTTCTG GGTGGACAATATATCCTCAacttaattgattatttttgcGGAACGTTTATTATAGTCATACTTGCATCGTTCGAAGTAATTGCGATATCATGGATATacg gtatcgataatttcattGACGACATCGAATTTATGTGCGGTACCAGACCATCCTTTTATTGGAGACTTTGTTGGGGTATTTTGACGCCGATATCTTTGcttgttattctaatatattttctatttagtATGACACCGTTGACCTATAACGATGAGTATTATCCTGATGCTGCGTACg cTGCTGGTTGGATACTTCTGATTTTTGGTTCAGCTCAACTTCCTATATGGATgattattgcaattataaacaataaaaatacatcACTGTCTGTt GCATTTATGTCGAAAGATAATTGGGGaccaaaaaataagaaaaaatataaagaatggaaagatttcaaagaattgaaaagaaattctaatattggacgatcgaaattaattcgatttttatttggtagacaatga
- the LOC124425366 gene encoding sodium-dependent nutrient amino acid transporter 1-like isoform X2, giving the protein MGKLVSDEEKHSTSGFVNEGFQLENIELKDRKSSSTNQKINDRSDLEKYTIDIPNTIEIQREAWGGGLDFLMACIATSVGLGNVWRFPFTAYENGGGAFLIPYIIVLFFIGKPFYYLEGLLGQFTNKSCAKTWEMVPAMKGLGYGQAFAAFAVVSYYSSLMALTIYYLVASFQSVLPWSLCREEWQGQCFDAISNGTSINETTVVQSSAELYFRKIVLKEYDTIENGIGTPSWELAICLFVSWLCIFGVLCRGVKSTGKAVYFLAIFPYIVMIVLLVRSVTLEGALDGILFFVTPKWDMLWNPNVWYSAITQCFFSLSVCFGPILTYSSYNTFGHSVNRDVMIVTTLDTFTSLIAGCTIFGILGNLAHEMGSSDISKVVRGGTGLAFISYPEALARFDVVPQIFAIFFFIMMFVLGTGSAVALCGAIFCILSDHFPKVRQWILVLIISIIGYFIGLVYITPGGQWLVTLVDYYGGTFVAIIIGVLEMITIFWIYGLSNFLNDIEFMLGTKPTFYWRMCWSVITPVLMIVILIYTIVSYRPPTYDGMNFPNYAYGIGWFLVFIGIGLIIAWFIYVLIQNMSTSISDTIKAALRPSEKKWGPNDPATRIKWKNFIFEKKFLPSRGLIGKYFK; this is encoded by the exons atgGGAAAATTAGTGTCGGACGAGGAGAAACAC agTACAAGCGGTTTTGTTAATGAAGGTTTTCAAttggaaaatattgaattgaaggatagaaaaagtaGTAGTACTAATCAGAAAATTAATGATCGTTCTGATCTCGAAAAATATACCATTGATATTCCTAATACG atcgaaATCCAAAGAGAAGCATGGGGTGGTGGATTAGATTTTTTAATGGCTTGCATAGCTACGTCGGTCGGCCTTGGAAATGTTTGGAGATTTCCATTCACTGCATATGAAAACGGTGGCGGTGCATTTTTGATaccttatattattgttctattttttattggtaaaccattttattatttggaaGGATTGTTGGGTCAATTTACGAACAAATCTTGTGCGAAGACATGGGAAATGGTACCAGCCATGAAAG GATTAGGATATGGACAAGCTTTCGCGGCATTCGCCGTAGTGTCGTATTATTCCAGCTTGATGGCCTTGACTATCTATTACTTGGTAGCAAGTTTTCAATCGGTACTACCTTGGTCGTTATGCCGTGAAGAATGGCAAGGACAATGTTTCGATGCGATTTCTAATGGTACGTCGATCAATGAAACCACCGTAGTTCAAAGTTCAGCGGAATTATATTTCAG aaaaatcgtTCTAAAAGAATACGATACCATAGAAAATGGTATCGGGACACCATCATGGGAACTTGCAATTTGTTTATTCGTCAGTTGGCTTTGTATATTCGGTGTTCTCTGTCGTGGCGTTAAGAGTACAGGAAAAGCTGTATACTTTTTAGCAATTTTTCCTTACATAGTGATGATAGTATTATTGGTAAGGTCAGTAACCCTTGAAGGTGCCCTAgatggaattttatttttcgttacaCCAAAATGGGATATGTTGTGGAATCCAAATGTTTGGTACTCAGCTATAACtcaatgtttcttttccttgtcCGTTTGTTTTGGACCAATATTGACTTATTCCTCGTACAATACTTTTGGTCATAGTGTTAAcag gGATGTGATGATAGTAACTACATTAGACACATTTACCAGTCTAATCGCTGGCTGTACAATTTTTGGTATTCTTGGGAACTTAGCACACGAAATGGGTAGTAGTGATATATCCAAAGTAGTAAGAGGTGGAACTGGTCTGGCATTTATCTCTTACCCAGAAGCCTTAGCTAGATTCGACGTTGTACCACAAATTTTCgcaatctttttcttcattatgaTGTTTGTCCTTGGTACTGGAAGTGCTGTTGCTTTATGCGGCGCAATATTTTGTATACTTAGCGATCATTTCCCAAAAGTACGCCAATGGATCTTGGTTTTAATTATCAGTATCATTGGCTACTTTATTGGCCTTGTTTACATCACTCcg ggCGGACAGTGGCTCGTTACTTTGGTCGATTATTATGGTGGAACATTCGttgctattatcattggtGTACTTGAAATGATCACGATCTTTTGGATCTATggtttatcaaattttttaaatgatattgagTTTATGTTAGGAACAAAACCAACTTTTTATTGGCGAATGTGTTGGTCAGTTATTACTCCAGTATTAATGatagttatattaatttacacgATCGTTTCTTATCGGCCACCAACTTACGATGGCATGAATTTTCCAAATTATGCTTATG gTATCGGATGGTTCCTAGTATTCATTGGTATCGGTTTAATAATAGCATGGTTTATTTACGTATTAATTCAAAATATGTCAACGTCAATCAGCGAT ACAATAAAAGCAGCTTTAAGACCTTCAGAAAAAAAGTGGGGACCTAATGATCCTGCGACGAGAATAAAgtggaaaaattttatttttgaaaaaaaatttctacctTCCAGAGGTCTAATTGGAAAAtactttaaataa
- the LOC124425366 gene encoding sodium-dependent nutrient amino acid transporter 1-like isoform X1: MGKLVSDEEKHSTSGFVNEGFQLENIELKDRKSSSTNQKINDRSDLEKYTIDIPNTVNIEIQREAWGGGLDFLMACIATSVGLGNVWRFPFTAYENGGGAFLIPYIIVLFFIGKPFYYLEGLLGQFTNKSCAKTWEMVPAMKGLGYGQAFAAFAVVSYYSSLMALTIYYLVASFQSVLPWSLCREEWQGQCFDAISNGTSINETTVVQSSAELYFRKIVLKEYDTIENGIGTPSWELAICLFVSWLCIFGVLCRGVKSTGKAVYFLAIFPYIVMIVLLVRSVTLEGALDGILFFVTPKWDMLWNPNVWYSAITQCFFSLSVCFGPILTYSSYNTFGHSVNRDVMIVTTLDTFTSLIAGCTIFGILGNLAHEMGSSDISKVVRGGTGLAFISYPEALARFDVVPQIFAIFFFIMMFVLGTGSAVALCGAIFCILSDHFPKVRQWILVLIISIIGYFIGLVYITPGGQWLVTLVDYYGGTFVAIIIGVLEMITIFWIYGLSNFLNDIEFMLGTKPTFYWRMCWSVITPVLMIVILIYTIVSYRPPTYDGMNFPNYAYGIGWFLVFIGIGLIIAWFIYVLIQNMSTSISDTIKAALRPSEKKWGPNDPATRIKWKNFIFEKKFLPSRGLIGKYFK; this comes from the exons atgGGAAAATTAGTGTCGGACGAGGAGAAACAC agTACAAGCGGTTTTGTTAATGAAGGTTTTCAAttggaaaatattgaattgaaggatagaaaaagtaGTAGTACTAATCAGAAAATTAATGATCGTTCTGATCTCGAAAAATATACCATTGATATTCCTAATACGGTAAAT atcgaaATCCAAAGAGAAGCATGGGGTGGTGGATTAGATTTTTTAATGGCTTGCATAGCTACGTCGGTCGGCCTTGGAAATGTTTGGAGATTTCCATTCACTGCATATGAAAACGGTGGCGGTGCATTTTTGATaccttatattattgttctattttttattggtaaaccattttattatttggaaGGATTGTTGGGTCAATTTACGAACAAATCTTGTGCGAAGACATGGGAAATGGTACCAGCCATGAAAG GATTAGGATATGGACAAGCTTTCGCGGCATTCGCCGTAGTGTCGTATTATTCCAGCTTGATGGCCTTGACTATCTATTACTTGGTAGCAAGTTTTCAATCGGTACTACCTTGGTCGTTATGCCGTGAAGAATGGCAAGGACAATGTTTCGATGCGATTTCTAATGGTACGTCGATCAATGAAACCACCGTAGTTCAAAGTTCAGCGGAATTATATTTCAG aaaaatcgtTCTAAAAGAATACGATACCATAGAAAATGGTATCGGGACACCATCATGGGAACTTGCAATTTGTTTATTCGTCAGTTGGCTTTGTATATTCGGTGTTCTCTGTCGTGGCGTTAAGAGTACAGGAAAAGCTGTATACTTTTTAGCAATTTTTCCTTACATAGTGATGATAGTATTATTGGTAAGGTCAGTAACCCTTGAAGGTGCCCTAgatggaattttatttttcgttacaCCAAAATGGGATATGTTGTGGAATCCAAATGTTTGGTACTCAGCTATAACtcaatgtttcttttccttgtcCGTTTGTTTTGGACCAATATTGACTTATTCCTCGTACAATACTTTTGGTCATAGTGTTAAcag gGATGTGATGATAGTAACTACATTAGACACATTTACCAGTCTAATCGCTGGCTGTACAATTTTTGGTATTCTTGGGAACTTAGCACACGAAATGGGTAGTAGTGATATATCCAAAGTAGTAAGAGGTGGAACTGGTCTGGCATTTATCTCTTACCCAGAAGCCTTAGCTAGATTCGACGTTGTACCACAAATTTTCgcaatctttttcttcattatgaTGTTTGTCCTTGGTACTGGAAGTGCTGTTGCTTTATGCGGCGCAATATTTTGTATACTTAGCGATCATTTCCCAAAAGTACGCCAATGGATCTTGGTTTTAATTATCAGTATCATTGGCTACTTTATTGGCCTTGTTTACATCACTCcg ggCGGACAGTGGCTCGTTACTTTGGTCGATTATTATGGTGGAACATTCGttgctattatcattggtGTACTTGAAATGATCACGATCTTTTGGATCTATggtttatcaaattttttaaatgatattgagTTTATGTTAGGAACAAAACCAACTTTTTATTGGCGAATGTGTTGGTCAGTTATTACTCCAGTATTAATGatagttatattaatttacacgATCGTTTCTTATCGGCCACCAACTTACGATGGCATGAATTTTCCAAATTATGCTTATG gTATCGGATGGTTCCTAGTATTCATTGGTATCGGTTTAATAATAGCATGGTTTATTTACGTATTAATTCAAAATATGTCAACGTCAATCAGCGAT ACAATAAAAGCAGCTTTAAGACCTTCAGAAAAAAAGTGGGGACCTAATGATCCTGCGACGAGAATAAAgtggaaaaattttatttttgaaaaaaaatttctacctTCCAGAGGTCTAATTGGAAAAtactttaaataa
- the LOC124425821 gene encoding SUN domain-containing protein 1-like yields MSRVKGDIAIKKNSYKKTNGTSQALVKLMIFDLWFLYKVRHICRLSYQVSRPILRIIYFMAIGAGISLIYLLLNGNINSATCKEYNKNKDSRKSNVGILAISDRSKADTVLLKEEISKLKMKTFNLDMMMQKMNAELSSIQLPLRKIHLEMADFVSESVGGSVISTPDTESYFESKSTQYYFFGIPIWRPNYFTPRKVIQPWSQAGECWAFRGSHGKIVLELAIFATISHVTMEHIPVSMSLTGKIDSAPRKFIVFGYFRNQYIPIDTFEYNIQGSPTQTFPISKRELSNVPFKNIMLEILSNWGNEKYTCIYRFRIHGKSFE; encoded by the exons atgtCACGAGTCAAAGGAGATATAgctattaagaaaaattcttataaaaaaacgaatg GTACAAGTCAGGCACtcgtaaaattaatgatttttgaTTTATGGTTTCTTTATAAGGTTAGACACATTTGTCGACTTAGTTATCAAGTATCACGTCCaatattacgaattatttattttatggcAATTGGAGCAg gtatatcattaatatatttattacttaatgGCAATATTAATTCGGCTACTTGCAAAgaatacaataaaaacaaagattcGAGGAAATCAAATGTTGGAATTCTTGCCATTTCTGATCGTTCAAAAGCCGATACGGTattattgaaagaagaaatatcaaagTTAAAAATGAAGACTTTTAATCTCGACATGATGATGCAAAAAATG AATGCAGAATTAAGCAGCATTCAGTTACCCTTGAGAAAAATAC ATTTAGAAATGGCTGATTTTGTATCAGAATCAGTCGGTGGTTCAGTGATATCAACGCCAGATACAGAATCATATTTTGAATCGAAGAGTACTCAGTATTATTTCTTTGGCATTCCAATTTGGCGGCCAAATTATTTCACGCCTCGGAAAGTAATACAG ccTTGGAGTCAAGCAGGAGAATGTTGGGCCTTTCGTGGTTCTCATGGAAAAATTGTATTAGAGTTGGCTATTTTCGCTACAATTAGTCACGTGACTATGGAACATATACCAGTTAGTATGTCCTTAACGGGGAAAATCGATTCGGCGccaagaaaatttattgtctTC GGTTATTTCAGAAATCAATACATACCAATTGATACATTCGAGTACAATATTCAAGGATCACCAACGCAAACATTTCCTATTAGC aAACGTGAATTATCaaatgttccttttaaaaatatcatgttagaaatattatcaaattggggtaatgaaaaatacacgtgtatatatcgATTTAGGATACACGGCAAGtcttttgaataa